CCTTACCCTCGGAGACGACGTCCTTGGCGCCAGTCTTCTTCACGGCGACAACAGCCACCTCGACACCAccgtcaacagcaacaacagcagcaacggCGGAGCTCTCAACGCCACGCTCAGCAACTCTTCCTCTTCTACCCCGTCGTGTTCCGGTTCGGGTAAAATCAGTATCATCGGTTCGTCAGGACCCAACAGCAACGGTGTGGCTGctagcaacagcagcagcagcaacaataacaacaacagcgcTGCGTCCGACCTGCTGTCCGGCAAGAACCTGACGTTCTCACCTGAACAGGTGGCCTGCGTGTGCGAGGCGCTGCAGCAGAAGGGCGACATCGAGCGCCTGGCGAGGTTCTTGTGGTCCTTGCCGCCCAGCGAACTGCTCCGTGGGAGCGAGGCTGTCCTCAAGGCACGGGCCACGGTGGCCTTCCACCGGGGCAGCTACCGGGAGCTGTATGCTATCCTGGAGAGTCACAACTTCGACGAGTCCAACCACGCCTTCTTGCAGCAGCTGTGGTACAAAGCGCACTACATGGAGGCCCAGAAGGTAAGGGGTCGGGCTTTGGGTGCCGTGGACAAGTACCGGCTGCGGCGCAAGTACCCTCTGCCCAAGACCATCTGGGATGGCGAAGAGACCATCTACTGCTTCAAGGAGAAGTCGCGCCAGGCCTTGAAGGAGTGCTATAAGCAGAACCGCTACCCCACGCCGGACGAGAAACGAGGTCTGGCCAAGAAGACTGGTCTGACCCTCACCCAGGTCAGCAACTGGTTCAAGAACCGTCGCCAGAGGGACCGGACACCCATCAGTCAACTCACAATGTGCAGTAAGTGCTGGTGTTCATTTTCTCCACGGAatcctctcttttttcccctaTCACAGAACGCTTGAGCGAAGTACAAGTATTGTTTTGAGAGATACACATGCCATATGCCGATGTGTATAATTATTCGTTACGCAACGTTGCATAGCAATACTATTTCCACATTTCCATTCGGTGATAGCTGTTGCTACTTTGTGATGTGTTGTAATCACCAAGTGATCATGTAACCTcgatcaggaaaaaaaaaaaaaaaaaaaacaacaaacaaacaaacaaaaaaacaacaaaccaacaaaaaacagaaaccatAAAACCCACCCCAAAACAACAGCTAAAcccaacagcaacaaaaacaaaaacacacacacacactgatgcaTTTTGAATATAGTTATTTTTACATTGGTCTGTTATGGTAAAGAAGTAGCAGGGATGTAAGTAGCTGGGATGTAACACTAGCTATTGAATTGCGTTTCAATGCATCGGAATGATGAAGCAAAGAGTTAGACATCCTATGATTCCTTTCAAAAAAagtcagatgatgatgatgatgatgtgtaagGCATGTGAAGTGTGTATATGACAAGTATCACGACAGCGGCTTTATTAACATCGCTTGAGGTCAAAAatcacttttctgttttctgtcctTGGTACCGCTTGataacaataacagcaactacACTACTTTCAGTGTAAGAAGTTTTTCATactataaaatattattcatcCGAAatgattgtttctttttcccctttgtacttaatattgtattgtaattagttttttgtgacttttaaaaattcagcaaAACTTTACTGTAAAGCGAGGATATTGAAAGTTTtgggaaattttgttttgtccttaTCCAACTGTCTGACTAGTAAGCTGTCGGGTGGTGTGACATCAGTCTTGTCGGTCTAGTGCACcccagataaaagaaaatgttctgtcAAGTGACAAATGAATGAGGCCTACAGAACGTTCGCACACCTGACTTGTATTTTCTCGTTTTCTGCAACGATAGTCCCATAAGTAATActtgaaaaattaaaaggaaaaagcaGTGATAACACAACTGTCATaaaggtttttgaaaaaaaaaatctcaactaGTCTCAGAAATCATTCAGCTGCTAGGATCTGTGGGAcccttttctttcatcaaagtgttttattttgtaaagagaGCAGATTTCAGCTTTCCCCGACCtccagaaaacacacacactcgcacacacacacgcacgcattgCGAGTCATCAACCTCCGCCCAGGTGGTGTACTTTCCCCCACCTCCCGTGCTCTTCAATTAGCTTCAATTTAGAACTTCGCGATCTTTTATCTGTACACCGCTCGGTGagaacttttattatttcctctTGGTTCCCGTAAATACCCCTTTTTTTTGGTCAGTCACCTTAAGCGCTATCCAGCATCGGccgtgaactttgacctttctccTGTCGGCCGTGTGCAGGGTGCAGTCACCAACAGTGTCCTGGGGTGGCGGAGGGTTTGCTTGGTCAAGTGCAGAGTCATCACGTCCGTTCTGTTCAGTTAGGAGCGTACACCGGGTGCAAGCTGGGGCACTGGGGTGTCTTCTCGTTCTGAGTTACCCCGTGTCACGTGTTCTCAGTCGTGTGTATTGTCTAGGTGCCCGTCTACCACCaccccccctccaaaaaaaacaaaacaaaacaaaaacaaaaaaaacaaaaacaaaaaacaaacaacaacaacaacaacaacaacaaaacaaaaccaacaaacaaaccaaaacaacaacagttagCAGGACACGCATCAGATGCTGAAATACATCTTTTATGAGCTGCatgttcacttttctttctcgaGAGCATCATTATCTCATTGTTTAACATAAAAAGGTCCGGGTGAATGGTCAATGTTCAAGAACGCCAGTTACGGTCTTCTTTAAACACTTAATTATGCATTAagatcaaaatttatttattttgagaaatatttcatgttcATTATCCTTAATGAACAACTTCTAAACAGATATTAAACCAGCAGTTTGATATAGTTTTACTGATGTGGAAACAGCATCATGCAGCAGGTCTTATTCAACAGTTTCTCATTCTTTATTACAGTTTAGAttattgatacatttttttaaaaatggaagaatggtttgagaaaaaaaaggaagttctAAGGGATTGTTCAGAACTGATTCACATAATCGGCTGGATGTTAAGAATCATTTAACGCGTTTGGTCAGGAAATcttcaaatatttgtatttatgaattattttctattttcatccaagcgttttttttttttttctttttttttttttacttctcctgtcaggaagaaatttaaaaagtttgagAATGAGGAAGATTTCTTCTTCAAGCAGCGCTGCCTCTCAACTGGTGATAGAATGTTTGCACCATATTTAATGTCTGTATATCAGTTGTTGTTCTTTAAAGGCAAGATCACAGAATAATGCATTTGGATTAAAGAAACATATCGTTGATTAATTGGCCGACAAATGTCTGATGCGCAATAGAAAATTGTTTGGAAGGTCTGCggtatttcttgctttttatataaacattgtTATTAACCCTTGTCTCCTCCAAAAGTTTATGTCAGTTAGTAAAACACATCCCATACACTCGCACCAGtcattcatttatctttgtctatagaccatcaacatcaagctAGACGGCGATGAACATTAGTTGTTTTCATTTCACAACAGCAGACCATTACTCTGGAAATTTTACTGGAAAATACAAcgctgcttaaaaataaaaacctcggCAAAAATACTGGTATATCCTACTAAGTACTTCTACTGCTGATGACTGCTACATCCATTACACAGCAGACAGATGATGTGTGTATATTACATAGACTTTCTTTAAATCTCTATGCTAGACACATTATTTTCAGCAAGACTGACAGTCGCTATGAGCGATttgaaaatagtaaatagttTTCATGAGCTGTTAGTTGTCGAGATAAATACGAGCAGCAGATCTCACATGCTCTACAGTGGAGTCAAGGGGTGACATGTCTTTGAACGaacatttttctccttttcagcAACACATTCTATGTACATCTCACATACCTGTGTTGTTAGATGCAAAGTCCAGTCTGAGTGGATAGTTAAGAAACTACACCGTTCACACCTAACCCGAAAGTACAATTCGAGAGTATGAGAAGTTTGTGGACTTCTGTCAGTATTGTTATCTCAttcactttctcttcctttgttttACGTCTTAATGAAACGTttctttaatgatgatgataagg
This window of the Pomacea canaliculata isolate SZHN2017 linkage group LG4, ASM307304v1, whole genome shotgun sequence genome carries:
- the LOC112562800 gene encoding homeobox protein six1-like, translated to MDNNGRPPSARGCMAQASDDDTLTLGDDVLGASLLHGDNSHLDTTVNSNNSSNGGALNATLSNSSSSTPSCSGSGKISIIGSSGPNSNGVAASNSSSSNNNNNSAASDLLSGKNLTFSPEQVACVCEALQQKGDIERLARFLWSLPPSELLRGSEAVLKARATVAFHRGSYRELYAILESHNFDESNHAFLQQLWYKAHYMEAQKVRGRALGAVDKYRLRRKYPLPKTIWDGEETIYCFKEKSRQALKECYKQNRYPTPDEKRGLAKKTGLTLTQVSNWFKNRRQRDRTPISQLTMCTTLTAET